In Drosophila santomea strain STO CAGO 1482 chromosome 3L, Prin_Dsan_1.1, whole genome shotgun sequence, a single window of DNA contains:
- the LOC120448283 gene encoding ecdysone 20-monooxygenase isoform X1: protein MVMAVILLLALALVLGCYCALHRHKLADIYLRPLLKNTLLEDFYHAELIQPEAPKRRRRGIWDIPGPKRIPFLGTKWIFLLFFRRYKMTKLHEVYADLNRQYGDIVLEVMPSNVPIVHLYNREDLEKVLKYPSKYPFRPPTEIIVMYRQSRPDRYASVGIVNEQGPMWQRLRSSLTSSITSPRVLQNFLPALNAVCDDFIELLRARRDPDTLVVANFEELANLMGLEAVCTLMLGRRMGFLAVDTKQPQKISQLAAAVKQLFISQRDSYYGLGLWKYFPTKTYRDFARAEDLIYDVISEIIDHELEELKKSAACEDDEAAGLRSIFLNILELKDLDIRDKKSAIIDFIAAGIETLANTLLFVLSSVTGDPGAMPRILSEFCEYRDTNILQDALTNATYTKACIQESYRLRPTAFCLARILEEDMELSGYSLNAGTVVLCQNMIACHKDSNFQGAKQFSPERWIDPATENFTVNVDNASIVVPFGVGRRSCPGKRFVEMEVVLLLAKMVLAFDVSFVKPLETEFEFLLAPKTPLSLRLSDRVF, encoded by the exons ATGGTAATGGCCGTGATACTCTTGCTGGCCCTGGCACTCGTACTCGGCTGCTACTGCGCTCTCCATCGGCACAAACTGGCTGATATCTACCTCCGGCCGCTGCTGAAGAACACGCTCCTGGAGGACTTCTACCATGCCGAGCTGATCCAGCCGGAGGCGCCAAAGAGGCGAAGGCGCGGCATCTGGGACATTCCCGGGCCAAAGAGGATTCCCTTCCTGGGCACCAAGTGGATATTCCTGCTCTTCTTTCGCCGCTACAAGATGACCAAGCTGCACGAGGTATATGCGG ATCTGAACAGACAATATGGCGACATAGTGCTGGAGGTGATGCCCTCCAATGTGCCCATAGTGCACCTGTACAATCGCGAGGATCTGGAGAAGGTGCTGAAGTACCCCAGCAAATACCCATTCCGACCTCCCACCGAGATCATCGTGATGTACCGTCAATCCCGACCGGATCGCTATGCGAGTGTGGGAATTGTGAACGAGCAGGGACCAATGTGGCAGCGCCTGCGATCCTCCCTGACCTCCAGCATTACTTCTCCCAGGGTCCTGCAGAACTTCCTGCCAGCGCTGAATGCGGTGTGTGATGATTTTATCGAACTACTGCGAGCTAGGCGGGATCCGGATACACTGGTGGTGGCCAATTTCGAGGAGCTGGCCAATCTGATGGGTCTGGAAGCTGTGTGCACCTTGATGTTGGGCAGAAGGATGGGTTTTCTGGCTGTCGATACCAAGCAGCCGCAAAAGATCAGCCAACTGGCAGCGGCAGTGAAACAGCTTTTCATCTCCCAAAGGGACTCGTACTACGGTCTGGGTCTGTGGAAATACTTTCCCACCAAAACCTACAGGGACTTTGCCCGCGCCGAGGACTTGATCTATGA TGTGATCTCCGAGATCATCGATCatgagctggaggagctcaaGAAGTCGGCTGCCTGCGAGGATGACGAGGCTGCTGGATTACGGAGTATCTTTCTCAACATTCTGGAGCTTAAGGATCTGGATATCAGGGACAAAAAGTCGGCTATCATAGACTTTATTGCCGCAGGCATAGAAACG tTAGCTAACACTTTGTTGTTTGTGCTGAGTTCGGTTACCGGAGATCCTGGGGCCATGCCCCGCATCTTGAGTGAATTCTGCGAGTATCGGGACACGAATATCCTGCAGGATGCCCTAACGAATGCCACATACACAAAGGCCTGCATACAGGAGTCCTACAGACTGAGGCCCACAGCCTTTTGCCTGGCCAGGATTCTGGAGGAGGACATGGAGCTATCGGGCTACTCGCTCAATGCAGGC ACCGTGGTGCTTTGTCAAAACATGATAGCCTGCCACAAGGACAGCAACTTCCAAGGAGCCAAGCAGTTCAGCCCAGAGCGTTGGATTGATCCTGCCACGGAGAATTTCACGGTGAACGTGGACAATGCCAGTATTGTGGTGCCCTTCGGAGTGGGTCGGCGATCGTGTCCAGGAAAGCGGTTTGTGGAAATGgaggtggtgctgctgctaGCAAAG ATGGTCCTAGCCTTTGATGTGAGCTTTGTGAAACCGCTGGAAACGGAGTTCGAGTTCCTGCTGGCACCCAAAACTCCACTCAGTCTTAGACTCAGCGATCGGGTTTTCTGA
- the LOC120448283 gene encoding ecdysone 20-monooxygenase isoform X3 produces the protein MVMAVILLLALALVLGCYCALHRHKLADIYLRPLLKNTLLEDFYHAELIQPEAPKRRRRGIWDIPGPKRIPFLGTKWIFLLFFRRYKMTKLHEVYADLNRQYGDIVLEVMPSNVPIVHLYNREDLEKVLKYPSKYPFRPPTEIIVMYRQSRPDRYASVGIVNEQGPMWQRLRSSLTSSITSPRVLQNFLPALNAVCDDFIELLRARRDPDTLVVANFEELANLMGLEAVCTLMLGRRMGFLAVDTKQPQKISQLAAAVKQLFISQRDSYYGLGLWKYFPTKTYRDFARAEDLIYE, from the exons ATGGTAATGGCCGTGATACTCTTGCTGGCCCTGGCACTCGTACTCGGCTGCTACTGCGCTCTCCATCGGCACAAACTGGCTGATATCTACCTCCGGCCGCTGCTGAAGAACACGCTCCTGGAGGACTTCTACCATGCCGAGCTGATCCAGCCGGAGGCGCCAAAGAGGCGAAGGCGCGGCATCTGGGACATTCCCGGGCCAAAGAGGATTCCCTTCCTGGGCACCAAGTGGATATTCCTGCTCTTCTTTCGCCGCTACAAGATGACCAAGCTGCACGAGGTATATGCGG ATCTGAACAGACAATATGGCGACATAGTGCTGGAGGTGATGCCCTCCAATGTGCCCATAGTGCACCTGTACAATCGCGAGGATCTGGAGAAGGTGCTGAAGTACCCCAGCAAATACCCATTCCGACCTCCCACCGAGATCATCGTGATGTACCGTCAATCCCGACCGGATCGCTATGCGAGTGTGGGAATTGTGAACGAGCAGGGACCAATGTGGCAGCGCCTGCGATCCTCCCTGACCTCCAGCATTACTTCTCCCAGGGTCCTGCAGAACTTCCTGCCAGCGCTGAATGCGGTGTGTGATGATTTTATCGAACTACTGCGAGCTAGGCGGGATCCGGATACACTGGTGGTGGCCAATTTCGAGGAGCTGGCCAATCTGATGGGTCTGGAAGCTGTGTGCACCTTGATGTTGGGCAGAAGGATGGGTTTTCTGGCTGTCGATACCAAGCAGCCGCAAAAGATCAGCCAACTGGCAGCGGCAGTGAAACAGCTTTTCATCTCCCAAAGGGACTCGTACTACGGTCTGGGTCTGTGGAAATACTTTCCCACCAAAACCTACAGGGACTTTGCCCGCGCCGAGGACTTGATCTATGAGTAG
- the LOC120448172 gene encoding uncharacterized protein LOC120448172 isoform X2 has translation MSPADDNSFATTHGNKKATYTVICIKIVELCLLICCLGLIDEPATNSHLRVFITPRVASLCYVTFGALTIYTAIYLIMALFGDLTPWRTATLWNLVAFVLFVAVTALLFRDWSTTKDRNYWHPNMHRLDLVMASASIALVTSLVYLLDILITLRLGVHGDLE, from the exons ATGTCGCCGGCTGACGATAATTCCTTTGCCACAACGCATGGAAACAAAAAGGCCACCTACACGGTGATATGCATCAAGATTGTGGAATTG TGCCTGCTCATATGCTGCTTGGGTCTGATCGACGAGCCGGCCACCAACTCTCACCTGCGGGTGTTCATCACTCCCCGAGTTGCTTCCCTTTGCTATGTGACCTTTGGTGCCCTGACCATCTACACGGCGATCTATCTGATAATGGCGCTCTTCGGTGACTT GACTCCATGGCGTACGGCTACCTTGTGGAACCTGGTGGCCTTTGTGCTCTTCGTGGCCGTGACGGCTCTGCTCTTCCGGGATTGGTCCACCACCAAGGATCGCAACTACTGGCACCCGAATATGCATCGCTTGGATCTCGTGATGGCTTCCGCCTCGATCGCCTTGGTCACCTCGCTGGTCTACTTGCTGGACATTCTCATCACCCTGCGTTTGGGTGTGCACGGCGATCTGGAATGA
- the LOC120448283 gene encoding ecdysone 20-monooxygenase isoform X2 yields the protein MPSNVPIVHLYNREDLEKVLKYPSKYPFRPPTEIIVMYRQSRPDRYASVGIVNEQGPMWQRLRSSLTSSITSPRVLQNFLPALNAVCDDFIELLRARRDPDTLVVANFEELANLMGLEAVCTLMLGRRMGFLAVDTKQPQKISQLAAAVKQLFISQRDSYYGLGLWKYFPTKTYRDFARAEDLIYDVISEIIDHELEELKKSAACEDDEAAGLRSIFLNILELKDLDIRDKKSAIIDFIAAGIETLANTLLFVLSSVTGDPGAMPRILSEFCEYRDTNILQDALTNATYTKACIQESYRLRPTAFCLARILEEDMELSGYSLNAGTVVLCQNMIACHKDSNFQGAKQFSPERWIDPATENFTVNVDNASIVVPFGVGRRSCPGKRFVEMEVVLLLAKMVLAFDVSFVKPLETEFEFLLAPKTPLSLRLSDRVF from the exons ATGCCCTCCAATGTGCCCATAGTGCACCTGTACAATCGCGAGGATCTGGAGAAGGTGCTGAAGTACCCCAGCAAATACCCATTCCGACCTCCCACCGAGATCATCGTGATGTACCGTCAATCCCGACCGGATCGCTATGCGAGTGTGGGAATTGTGAACGAGCAGGGACCAATGTGGCAGCGCCTGCGATCCTCCCTGACCTCCAGCATTACTTCTCCCAGGGTCCTGCAGAACTTCCTGCCAGCGCTGAATGCGGTGTGTGATGATTTTATCGAACTACTGCGAGCTAGGCGGGATCCGGATACACTGGTGGTGGCCAATTTCGAGGAGCTGGCCAATCTGATGGGTCTGGAAGCTGTGTGCACCTTGATGTTGGGCAGAAGGATGGGTTTTCTGGCTGTCGATACCAAGCAGCCGCAAAAGATCAGCCAACTGGCAGCGGCAGTGAAACAGCTTTTCATCTCCCAAAGGGACTCGTACTACGGTCTGGGTCTGTGGAAATACTTTCCCACCAAAACCTACAGGGACTTTGCCCGCGCCGAGGACTTGATCTATGA TGTGATCTCCGAGATCATCGATCatgagctggaggagctcaaGAAGTCGGCTGCCTGCGAGGATGACGAGGCTGCTGGATTACGGAGTATCTTTCTCAACATTCTGGAGCTTAAGGATCTGGATATCAGGGACAAAAAGTCGGCTATCATAGACTTTATTGCCGCAGGCATAGAAACG tTAGCTAACACTTTGTTGTTTGTGCTGAGTTCGGTTACCGGAGATCCTGGGGCCATGCCCCGCATCTTGAGTGAATTCTGCGAGTATCGGGACACGAATATCCTGCAGGATGCCCTAACGAATGCCACATACACAAAGGCCTGCATACAGGAGTCCTACAGACTGAGGCCCACAGCCTTTTGCCTGGCCAGGATTCTGGAGGAGGACATGGAGCTATCGGGCTACTCGCTCAATGCAGGC ACCGTGGTGCTTTGTCAAAACATGATAGCCTGCCACAAGGACAGCAACTTCCAAGGAGCCAAGCAGTTCAGCCCAGAGCGTTGGATTGATCCTGCCACGGAGAATTTCACGGTGAACGTGGACAATGCCAGTATTGTGGTGCCCTTCGGAGTGGGTCGGCGATCGTGTCCAGGAAAGCGGTTTGTGGAAATGgaggtggtgctgctgctaGCAAAG ATGGTCCTAGCCTTTGATGTGAGCTTTGTGAAACCGCTGGAAACGGAGTTCGAGTTCCTGCTGGCACCCAAAACTCCACTCAGTCTTAGACTCAGCGATCGGGTTTTCTGA
- the LOC120448172 gene encoding uncharacterized protein LOC120448172 isoform X1, translating into MSYLRSIEISRVEMSPADDNSFATTHGNKKATYTVICIKIVELCLLICCLGLIDEPATNSHLRVFITPRVASLCYVTFGALTIYTAIYLIMALFGDLTPWRTATLWNLVAFVLFVAVTALLFRDWSTTKDRNYWHPNMHRLDLVMASASIALVTSLVYLLDILITLRLGVHGDLE; encoded by the exons ATGAGCTACTTGCGATCGATAG AAATCTCACGCGTCGAAATGTCGCCGGCTGACGATAATTCCTTTGCCACAACGCATGGAAACAAAAAGGCCACCTACACGGTGATATGCATCAAGATTGTGGAATTG TGCCTGCTCATATGCTGCTTGGGTCTGATCGACGAGCCGGCCACCAACTCTCACCTGCGGGTGTTCATCACTCCCCGAGTTGCTTCCCTTTGCTATGTGACCTTTGGTGCCCTGACCATCTACACGGCGATCTATCTGATAATGGCGCTCTTCGGTGACTT GACTCCATGGCGTACGGCTACCTTGTGGAACCTGGTGGCCTTTGTGCTCTTCGTGGCCGTGACGGCTCTGCTCTTCCGGGATTGGTCCACCACCAAGGATCGCAACTACTGGCACCCGAATATGCATCGCTTGGATCTCGTGATGGCTTCCGCCTCGATCGCCTTGGTCACCTCGCTGGTCTACTTGCTGGACATTCTCATCACCCTGCGTTTGGGTGTGCACGGCGATCTGGAATGA